A window of Synechococcus sp. MEDNS5 contains these coding sequences:
- the dnaK gene encoding molecular chaperone DnaK, with translation MGKVVGIDLGTTNSCVSVMEGGKPTVIANAEGFRTTPSVVAYTKNQDQLVGQIAKRQAVMNPDNTFYSVKRFIGRRVDEVNEESKEVSYSVEKAGSNVKVKCPVLDKQFAPEEVSAQVLRKLAEDAGKYLGETVTQAVITVPAYFNDSQRQATKDAGKIAGLEVLRIINEPTAAALAYGLDKKSNERILVFDLGGGTFDVSVLEVGDGVFEVLSTSGDTHLGGDDFDKVIVDHLADSFKANEGIDLRQDKQALQRLTEAAEKAKIELSNATQSEINLPFITATPEGPKHLDLTLTRGKFEELASNLIDRCRIPVEQALKDAKLSSSELDEIVMVGGSTRIPAVLELVKRTTGKDPNQTVNPDEVVAVGAAIQGGVLAGEVKDILLLDVTPLSLGVETLGGVMTKMITRNTTVPTKKSETYSTAVDGQTNVEIHVLQGEREMASDNKSLGTFRLDGIPAAPRGVPQIEVTFDIDANGILSVTAKDKGSGKEQSISITGASTLSDSEVDKMVKDAETNASADKEKREKIDLKNQAETLVYQAEKQMGELGDKVDDAAKAKVEEKRTKLKEATEKEDYDAMKTLLEELQQELYTVGASVYQQAGAEAGAAPGGDAGAGAGAAGGSSDAGDDVIDAEFTETK, from the coding sequence ATGGGAAAAGTTGTCGGCATCGATCTCGGAACCACCAACAGCTGTGTGTCGGTGATGGAGGGCGGCAAGCCCACTGTGATCGCCAACGCCGAGGGCTTCCGCACCACGCCATCGGTGGTGGCTTACACCAAGAACCAGGATCAGCTGGTGGGTCAGATCGCCAAGCGTCAAGCGGTGATGAACCCCGACAACACTTTTTATTCGGTGAAGCGTTTCATCGGCCGGCGGGTCGATGAGGTGAATGAGGAATCCAAGGAAGTGAGCTATTCGGTCGAGAAAGCCGGCTCGAACGTGAAGGTGAAGTGCCCGGTTCTCGACAAGCAATTTGCCCCTGAAGAGGTCAGCGCACAGGTGCTGCGCAAGCTCGCTGAAGATGCCGGCAAATACCTTGGTGAAACGGTCACCCAAGCGGTGATCACTGTTCCTGCCTACTTCAACGACTCTCAGCGTCAGGCCACAAAGGATGCCGGCAAGATCGCCGGTCTTGAGGTGCTGCGCATCATCAACGAGCCCACCGCAGCCGCGCTTGCCTACGGCCTCGATAAGAAGAGCAATGAACGCATCCTGGTGTTTGACCTCGGCGGTGGCACCTTCGACGTGTCCGTGCTCGAGGTGGGCGACGGGGTGTTTGAGGTGCTTTCTACCTCCGGCGACACCCATCTGGGTGGTGATGACTTCGACAAGGTGATCGTCGATCACCTGGCCGATAGCTTCAAGGCCAACGAAGGCATTGATCTGCGTCAAGACAAGCAGGCTCTTCAGCGCCTGACCGAAGCGGCTGAAAAGGCCAAGATCGAGCTCTCCAATGCCACGCAGAGTGAGATCAACCTGCCCTTCATCACGGCAACCCCTGAGGGTCCGAAGCATCTCGACCTCACCCTCACCCGCGGCAAGTTCGAAGAGCTCGCTTCCAACCTGATCGACCGCTGCCGCATTCCTGTGGAGCAGGCGCTGAAGGACGCCAAGTTGTCCTCCAGCGAGCTCGACGAGATTGTGATGGTGGGTGGTTCCACCCGCATTCCGGCGGTTCTGGAACTGGTCAAGCGGACCACCGGCAAGGACCCCAATCAGACGGTGAATCCCGATGAGGTGGTGGCTGTGGGTGCCGCCATTCAGGGCGGTGTTCTCGCCGGTGAGGTGAAGGACATCCTTCTGTTGGATGTCACTCCTCTGTCCCTGGGTGTGGAAACCCTTGGTGGTGTGATGACCAAGATGATCACCCGCAACACCACCGTCCCCACCAAAAAGTCGGAGACCTACTCCACGGCCGTGGACGGACAGACCAATGTGGAGATTCACGTGCTCCAGGGTGAGCGCGAGATGGCATCTGATAACAAGAGTCTGGGAACCTTCCGCCTCGACGGCATACCTGCGGCTCCCCGCGGCGTGCCCCAGATCGAAGTGACCTTCGATATCGATGCCAATGGCATTCTCAGCGTCACCGCGAAGGACAAGGGCAGCGGCAAGGAGCAGTCCATCTCGATCACGGGTGCCTCCACCCTGAGCGATTCCGAGGTGGACAAGATGGTGAAGGATGCGGAAACCAACGCCAGCGCTGACAAGGAGAAGCGCGAGAAGATCGATCTCAAGAATCAGGCTGAAACCCTCGTGTATCAGGCTGAAAAGCAGATGGGCGAGCTCGGTGACAAAGTCGACGACGCGGCCAAGGCCAAGGTGGAGGAGAAGCGCACCAAGCTCAAGGAGGCCACCGAGAAGGAGGACTACGACGCGATGAAGACCCTGCTCGAG